From Candidatus Binatus sp., the proteins below share one genomic window:
- a CDS encoding universal stress protein, whose product MIQEIRKILAPIDFSDFSMDTLRGAMELAQDVNAELHIVHIVAPHFALLEKSREQVRETLMLDESEQELSRIKKEQFANSPKVIIYAEIGPPVPKLAAYAKEHQIDLIMLATHGRTGPQHIMIGSVAEKLARLAPCSVLVFRRRTP is encoded by the coding sequence ATGATTCAGGAAATCAGAAAAATCCTTGCTCCGATCGATTTCTCGGATTTCTCGATGGACACACTGCGCGGAGCGATGGAACTGGCGCAGGATGTGAACGCTGAGTTGCATATCGTGCATATAGTCGCCCCCCACTTCGCGCTGCTCGAGAAATCGCGAGAACAGGTTCGCGAGACGCTGATGCTCGACGAATCGGAGCAGGAGCTATCGCGCATCAAGAAAGAACAATTCGCGAACTCGCCGAAAGTAATCATTTACGCGGAAATCGGACCGCCGGTGCCCAAGCTAGCCGCCTACGCCAAAGAGCATCAGATCGATCTGATCATGCTGGCGACGCACGGCCGGACCGGGCCTCAGCACATCATGATCGGCAGCGTCGCCGAGAAGCTGGCGCGGCTCGCGCCATGTTCCGTATTGGTGTTCCGCCGCCGAACTCCCTAG
- a CDS encoding alcohol dehydrogenase catalytic domain-containing protein, which translates to MKGTVFHGPRDVRVERFEDPSLKTPEDAIVRITRAAICGSDLHFYHGAFPIEPGFVLGHEGVGVIEEVGRYVGRLKKGQRVVVSGLVACGGCFFCRRGQPSQCAESGSAVFGYGKASAGKLGWLGGEQSEAVRVPMADYTCYPLSDAIDDDAAVFLADILPTSFFGAVNGNIRPGDTVAIFGCGPVGLCAIMSAKLFGPAEVIAVDSIAYRLELARKLGAYPVNLGEAQATILARTEGRGADVAIAAVGNEGALNATIMSVRGGGTVSVIGAFGAPSFNFPIGHAFGRDLTFRIGLANINAHIPELARLIERGALDPRPLISHVLPLDQAAKGYEIFDARTDNVMKVLLKP; encoded by the coding sequence ATGAAAGGAACCGTATTTCATGGGCCTCGCGACGTGCGCGTCGAACGGTTCGAAGATCCGTCGCTCAAGACTCCCGAAGACGCGATTGTAAGAATCACGCGCGCGGCGATCTGCGGCTCGGATTTGCACTTCTATCACGGCGCGTTCCCGATCGAGCCGGGCTTCGTGCTCGGGCACGAGGGCGTCGGCGTGATCGAGGAAGTCGGCAGGTACGTCGGCCGGTTGAAGAAGGGGCAGCGCGTGGTGGTCTCGGGCCTGGTCGCGTGCGGCGGATGCTTCTTCTGCCGGCGCGGACAGCCGTCGCAATGCGCCGAGAGCGGCTCGGCGGTTTTTGGCTACGGCAAAGCTTCGGCGGGCAAACTCGGATGGCTCGGCGGCGAGCAATCGGAGGCGGTGCGAGTGCCGATGGCGGACTACACCTGCTATCCGCTGTCGGACGCGATCGACGACGACGCAGCGGTTTTTCTCGCGGACATCCTGCCGACGAGTTTTTTCGGCGCCGTCAACGGCAATATCCGTCCCGGCGATACGGTCGCGATTTTCGGCTGCGGTCCGGTCGGCCTCTGCGCGATCATGAGCGCGAAGCTGTTCGGACCGGCGGAAGTGATCGCGGTCGATAGCATCGCGTATCGATTGGAGCTGGCGCGCAAACTAGGCGCGTATCCGGTGAACCTGGGCGAAGCGCAGGCGACGATTCTCGCGCGGACGGAAGGGCGCGGCGCAGACGTCGCGATCGCGGCGGTCGGCAACGAGGGCGCGCTCAACGCGACGATCATGTCGGTGCGCGGCGGCGGAACGGTATCGGTGATCGGGGCATTCGGCGCGCCGTCGTTCAATTTTCCGATTGGGCACGCGTTCGGGCGCGATCTGACGTTCCGGATCGGGCTCGCGAACATCAATGCGCACATTCCTGAACTGGCGCGATTAATCGAGCGCGGCGCGCTCGATCCGCGGCCGTTGATTAGCCACGTCCTGCCGCTCGACCAGGCCGCGAAGGGATACGAAATCTTCGACGCGCGCACCGACAATGTAATGAAGGTGCTGCTCAAACCTTGA
- a CDS encoding enoyl-CoA hydratase/isomerase family protein encodes MADSILKIRIEGELAYIGLNRPEKRNAINQAMLRAIPEALDEVDRPEVRAIILYGEGQAFSAGIDFTSLANDTGAKGGAGGGPDMPRFRRFVHESQASLNRLESIEKPVIGALHGFVGGLGLELALACDARIAAVGSRLGMPEVRIGLVPDVGGTTRLTRTVGYARSKELIMTARMIGAEDAERIGLVNRVVADGAHIAAAEELAREMARNAPMAVGLAKRIIDRGYGLDKMTFQELEVLAQSSLLMTEDFKEGASALAERRDPRFKGR; translated from the coding sequence ATGGCGGACTCAATACTCAAAATTAGAATCGAAGGCGAGTTGGCGTATATCGGGTTGAACCGGCCCGAAAAGCGCAACGCGATCAATCAGGCGATGCTGCGCGCGATTCCCGAAGCGCTTGACGAAGTCGATCGGCCCGAGGTGCGCGCGATCATTCTTTACGGCGAAGGCCAGGCGTTCTCAGCCGGAATCGATTTCACTTCGCTCGCGAACGATACCGGCGCGAAAGGCGGCGCAGGCGGCGGCCCGGACATGCCGCGGTTCCGGCGCTTCGTGCACGAGTCGCAAGCGTCGCTCAACCGCCTCGAGAGCATCGAGAAGCCGGTGATCGGCGCGCTGCATGGCTTCGTCGGCGGACTTGGATTGGAACTCGCGCTGGCCTGCGATGCGCGGATCGCGGCGGTCGGCTCGCGGCTCGGGATGCCCGAAGTGCGTATCGGGCTGGTGCCGGATGTCGGCGGGACGACGCGTCTCACGCGAACCGTCGGCTATGCGCGCTCGAAGGAATTGATCATGACGGCGCGCATGATCGGCGCTGAGGATGCGGAACGAATCGGACTGGTGAATCGGGTCGTTGCCGACGGCGCGCATATCGCGGCGGCAGAAGAGCTGGCGCGCGAGATGGCGCGCAACGCACCGATGGCGGTCGGGCTCGCGAAGCGCATCATCGATCGCGGCTACGGCCTCGACAAGATGACGTTTCAGGAACTCGAAGTGCTCGCGCAGAGTTCGCTGTTGATGACCGAGGATTTCAAAGAGGGCGCGAGCGCACTGGCAGAGCGGCGCGATCCGCGCTTCAAGGGGCGCTGA
- a CDS encoding aldose 1-epimerase: MELIAIEAQAERAVIVPDAGFQCFSYKVGALDVIAGPTSPESWRAHPHRGGIPILFPWPGRIAGAHFTFDGREYRVPMNESARGNSIHGFACEKPFRVARRGPYFISAILDSAEHPEIAAVWPWPFALELDYEIGNGLRLRVRIRNTGDTAMPFGFGAHPYFHAPLDPSGLRAAMLVQLDADARWPLDSRFVPTGATESLAGKYDLRAPRRLDSLTYDDAFRMTTPSDSAKPRARLIDPAGKIAIDVLADPAFRNFVVYAPPDNPVVALEPYTCAPDAFNLAARGIDAGMRTLRPGELFETGFEIRLSAP; this comes from the coding sequence ATGGAATTGATTGCGATTGAAGCTCAAGCCGAGCGCGCCGTGATTGTCCCGGACGCGGGATTCCAATGCTTCAGTTATAAGGTGGGCGCGCTCGACGTGATCGCGGGCCCAACGAGCCCCGAGTCGTGGCGCGCGCATCCTCATCGCGGCGGAATCCCAATCCTGTTTCCATGGCCGGGGCGAATCGCCGGCGCGCATTTCACCTTCGACGGCCGCGAGTATCGCGTACCGATGAACGAATCGGCGCGCGGCAACTCGATTCACGGCTTCGCGTGCGAGAAACCTTTTCGCGTTGCACGGCGCGGTCCGTACTTCATCAGCGCGATTCTCGATTCCGCCGAGCATCCTGAAATTGCGGCGGTTTGGCCATGGCCATTTGCGCTCGAACTTGATTACGAAATCGGAAATGGCCTTCGCCTGCGCGTGCGAATCAGGAACACCGGCGACACTGCGATGCCTTTCGGCTTCGGCGCACATCCTTACTTTCACGCGCCGCTCGATCCATCCGGATTGCGAGCCGCGATGCTGGTTCAACTCGACGCCGACGCGCGATGGCCGCTCGATTCGCGGTTCGTCCCGACTGGCGCGACAGAATCTCTCGCGGGCAAGTACGATTTGCGCGCGCCGCGCCGGCTCGATTCGCTCACCTACGACGACGCCTTTCGCATGACGACGCCGAGCGACTCGGCGAAACCGCGCGCGCGATTGATCGATCCCGCAGGAAAAATCGCAATCGACGTGCTCGCCGATCCGGCGTTCCGCAATTTCGTCGTCTATGCCCCGCCCGACAATCCCGTCGTCGCGCTCGAGCCCTACACCTGCGCGCCCGACGCCTTCAATCTCGCGGCCCGCGGCATCGACGCCGGGATGCGGACGCTCCGCCCCGGCGAGCTCTTCGAAACGGGCTTCGAGATTCGGCTCAGCGCCCCTTGA
- a CDS encoding RNA-binding protein: MGRRLYVGNLAWTVTDQDLLDVFSEAGKVDSSQVIIDRATNRSRGFGFVEMATDDAAEGAIKKLNGRDIKGRPIRVNEAQARAGGGGGGGGGGGGERRGGRDR, from the coding sequence ATGGGCCGCAGACTGTATGTTGGGAATCTGGCGTGGACGGTCACCGATCAGGACCTGCTCGACGTATTCTCCGAAGCGGGCAAGGTGGACAGCTCACAAGTCATCATCGATCGCGCGACGAATCGCTCGCGAGGGTTCGGGTTCGTCGAAATGGCGACTGACGACGCGGCTGAAGGCGCCATCAAAAAACTGAACGGCAGGGATATCAAGGGCCGGCCGATTCGCGTCAACGAGGCGCAGGCGCGCGCCGGTGGCGGCGGTGGAGGTGGCGGGGGCGGAGGAGGCGAACGGCGCGGTGGCCGCGATCGCTAA
- a CDS encoding SDR family NAD(P)-dependent oxidoreductase produces MLLEGKVAIVTAGAGAGIGRAVATRFLEEGAEVVVTDAHPRRTVEVAAELGKQFKREVMGIAVDVQQRSQIEDAVAQAVAKYGKIDILFNNAGINKLEPIWECKDETWDLVMNICLRGTFWMIRAVLPHMMKSGKGVIVNMASAAGWIAAGDGEAPYCAAKAGVMGLTRAASAELAGKGIRVNAIAPGVIYNEFLERIYPPGMFEAARKRNPLGRLGEPRDVANLALFLASDMSSYITGEVVSISGGSVVVP; encoded by the coding sequence ATGCTACTCGAAGGCAAAGTTGCAATCGTAACGGCGGGCGCCGGCGCGGGTATCGGGCGGGCAGTGGCTACGCGGTTTCTCGAGGAGGGAGCGGAGGTCGTGGTGACCGACGCGCATCCGCGGCGGACCGTCGAAGTCGCCGCGGAACTTGGCAAGCAGTTCAAGCGCGAGGTGATGGGCATCGCGGTGGACGTGCAGCAGCGCTCGCAAATCGAGGACGCGGTCGCGCAGGCAGTCGCGAAGTATGGAAAAATCGACATCCTGTTCAACAACGCCGGCATCAACAAGCTCGAGCCGATCTGGGAGTGCAAGGATGAAACCTGGGACTTGGTGATGAACATTTGCCTGCGCGGGACGTTCTGGATGATTCGGGCAGTGCTGCCGCACATGATGAAATCCGGCAAGGGCGTGATCGTAAACATGGCGTCGGCGGCCGGATGGATCGCGGCGGGCGACGGCGAGGCGCCTTACTGTGCGGCCAAGGCCGGAGTGATGGGGCTGACGCGCGCGGCGTCGGCGGAGCTCGCGGGCAAGGGAATCCGGGTGAACGCAATTGCGCCGGGCGTCATCTACAATGAATTCCTGGAACGAATCTATCCGCCGGGAATGTTCGAAGCCGCGAGGAAGCGCAATCCGCTCGGACGCCTGGGTGAACCGCGCGATGTAGCTAATCTCGCGCTCTTTCTGGCTAGTGACATGTCGTCCTACATTACCGGCGAAGTGGTCAGTATCAGTGGCGGATCTGTAGTAGTACCTTGA
- the mtnA gene encoding S-methyl-5-thioribose-1-phosphate isomerase — translation MAVKTIEWRDNSVRMIDQRLLPAREVVRTYRDYKGVAEAIRTMVIRGAPAIGVAAAMGVALGIRNTAHAQASARFAMVAKALKATRPTAVNLAWAIDRMGRVLEANLELDAGELFRAMRAEAIAIYEEDLAVNRSLGKFGNELVGDPATILTHCNAGALATAGYGTALGVVRAARDSGKNIQVYADETRPFLQGSRLTAWELRKDRIPVTIIADSMAATVLSQKKIDCVVVGTDRTAANGDVANKIGTYPLAVMARRHGVPFYVAAPLSSIDLNCPNGAAIPIEERAASELTEFGGKRIAPAGVLTYNPAFDVTPAELVTAIITERGIAYPPYTKSLRALKEKS, via the coding sequence GTGGCCGTAAAGACGATTGAATGGCGTGACAACAGCGTCCGGATGATCGATCAGCGATTACTCCCCGCGCGCGAAGTAGTCAGGACTTATCGCGACTACAAGGGCGTCGCGGAAGCAATCCGCACGATGGTGATTCGCGGAGCGCCGGCAATCGGCGTGGCGGCGGCGATGGGAGTTGCGCTGGGCATCAGGAATACCGCGCACGCGCAAGCGAGCGCGCGATTCGCGATGGTCGCGAAAGCGCTCAAAGCGACTCGGCCAACTGCGGTTAACCTTGCGTGGGCGATCGATCGGATGGGCCGCGTGCTCGAAGCGAATCTGGAACTCGATGCTGGCGAGTTGTTTCGAGCAATGCGGGCGGAAGCGATCGCGATCTACGAGGAAGATTTGGCGGTGAATCGCTCGCTCGGGAAATTCGGCAATGAGCTGGTCGGCGATCCGGCGACGATTCTGACGCACTGCAATGCCGGCGCGCTCGCGACTGCGGGCTACGGTACCGCGCTCGGCGTGGTGCGGGCGGCGCGCGACTCGGGAAAAAATATCCAGGTGTACGCCGACGAGACTCGGCCCTTTTTGCAGGGCTCGCGGCTGACCGCCTGGGAACTGCGCAAGGATCGCATTCCGGTAACGATAATCGCCGACAGCATGGCGGCGACTGTGCTCTCGCAAAAGAAAATCGATTGTGTGGTGGTCGGCACCGATCGCACTGCGGCCAACGGCGACGTCGCGAACAAGATCGGCACTTATCCGCTGGCCGTGATGGCGCGGCGGCACGGCGTGCCCTTCTACGTCGCGGCGCCGCTCTCGTCGATCGATTTGAATTGCCCGAACGGCGCGGCGATTCCGATCGAGGAGCGGGCGGCGAGCGAGTTGACTGAATTCGGCGGAAAGCGAATCGCGCCCGCCGGCGTGCTCACTTACAATCCGGCGTTCGACGTGACGCCCGCCGAGTTGGTGACGGCGATCATCACCGAACGCGGCATCGCCTATCCGCCGTACACGAAGAGTTT